The region TCGGATCTGGGGCAGGCGGTGCTGCTGCTGGCGGCGCATTATTATGAGTATCGCAGCGAGACGAGCCTCGGGAATGGCTGCATGCCTTTTGGTGTGACCAGCCTGATCGAACGCTATCGCACCGTGCGGATTTTCGCGGGTGCAGCTCAGACGGATGCGGGCCAATGAAGCGCGTGCATCTCAACCGCAAGCTGGTTCTGGAGGCGCCCGAACGGGTGGCGGACGGAGCCGGGGGCTATGTCGATGGGTGGATCGTGCTTGGCGAGGTTTGGGCGCAAGTAACGGCGCGCACCGGGCGCGAGAAACAGGGCGAGGGTGTGTCGGTTTCGAACGTGGGCTATCGCATAACGGTGCGTGGCGCACCCGTGGGCGCGAGCAATCGCCCGCAGCCTGACCAGAGGTTTCGTGAGGGCGCGCGGGTGTTTCGCATTCTGGCGGTGGCCGAACAGGGCCATGACAGGCGCTATCTCACTTGTTTTGCAGAAGAGGAGGTGGCGGCATGAGTTATGGCGTTTCATCGGCTTTGCAGATGGCCATTTACCAGCATTTGGCGGCGGATACGGCGCTTAGCGTTTTGGTGGGGAATGCGATTTATGACGCGCTTCCGGCGGGGGCGC is a window of Rhodobacteraceae bacterium LMO-JJ12 DNA encoding:
- a CDS encoding head-tail adaptor protein, whose translation is MKRVHLNRKLVLEAPERVADGAGGYVDGWIVLGEVWAQVTARTGREKQGEGVSVSNVGYRITVRGAPVGASNRPQPDQRFREGARVFRILAVAEQGHDRRYLTCFAEEEVAA